TTTTAAGTTACCACTCCAACGAGGTCCCGCACCAGGATAAAACATAGCAAAATAAGCAGCGTTAAATGTTTCAGTCTTATCAAAATTGTTACTTGCAATACTTGGAGAAGTAAAAGATGTATTCACTTCTAATATATTTTTGAGTACACGATTAATGGCTTCGACTAATGCTAAACCATTGGAAGCTTTAAAATAACCAGATGAAATATTCGTTGTTTCGTCCCTTTTACTGCCAGCACGGAACGCCGCTTCTTCTAATAGTTTTGCAGCGGCATCAGCACCAGAAGAAAAGCCAATAGTATATAATTTAACAGTTTGTTTGTTATCAACACCATCAAGATCTAACACATCTTTGACAACATCATTATTTGCCATATAAGCAGCTAAAGCAGGTAAATAGCTATACTCATCACTATTTCCATTTTTAAAGTTGAATTTTGAGTAATCAGCTGTTTTATCTTCAGCTAATGCTGTTAATGATATTATGCTTGAGTCGGCTGAATGATCTAAAGTCGGCGCACCATCAGTGATATAAACAACATAAGCTGTATCAGGACATTTTTTAAATGGAGTTGTATAACTACCAGAAGATTTAATACTTGCGGGTGTATTTGGGGTGTAACTTTGTATTTTATTTTGGCCGGATCCATTATTGTCCTTATTACCATATTTAACAGCGCCACCACTGAAAAACTGATAAGCCTCATATAATGTTTCACAAAGAGGTGTATTTGTCTCTGATTTTAAATTATAAATAGTTTTAATTAATTGAGTCTGATTTGAGTCTGTCATTTCCTTAATATTAGAAACAATTCGACCTCCGTCAGCATTACCCTCTGATGGATAATTTAAATTGAATACAGCCAAACCTGCATCTATAGGAATAGACATGTTGATTAATGCAGACTTCAATGCATCCTTAGCAATATCCATTCGAGTATTAGTGCTCCCACTATTCTTACCTTCATCGGTGGTTGTAACCCACTTGTACCAGACTAGGTAATTTGCAGAATATAACGTTAAAGGTGCTTCACTACCAAAACCCGTACTATTAAAACTTTGATCACGTGCACTTGAGTTTGTAGTAGTTGTGTACATCAACTTAGTATTAATTGGATATCCATCTGCGTAGGATAGATAGTTTTTACCTTTCTTCGTTTCGCCCGGGTTCTTAGGGTCGTATTCCAAAATATCTTGAAAACAATCCACTATTTGGTTTTGGTTAAAACCATTATTTTCAGCTAACGGTTCCCAAGTACCGCTGTTACCTTTACTTTTAAACTCACGAAGATACCCAGTATACTGTCCGGTTGTAGCTAGAGCTTCAACAGCTTTATTGCAGTTATTGTTAGCTGCATAAAAACGACGCCCATCACTTGGACTGTCTGGCGTTGGAGCATTTGAACTGTCGATTCCTTCAGCAGTCCAATAAATACCGTTATCATTAATATAGCCAGAGTAGCTATTTAAATAGTTTTCAAATCCTGCAGCATAGGTGCATTTTTTAGCAGCTTTGTCTAATGAGGAGCAATAAGGACTAACAGATTGCTGATCCTCAGTACCCATACTGCCAGAATTATCAAAAATAAATAAAATTTGCGGTCGCTTACCAGATCGGGCACTGGCATCAACTAAATAAAGCTCTGTATCATCAGCAAATAACCCACTAGAAATAGTGACGAGTATAGCTATTACACTCATTATAATTTTGTTTTTCATGATATTAATTCCCTGCAATCACTTGCTGCTCTACTCCTGCAGCAACCGTTAACGAACCTAAATTATCACGGCCAAATTGGGCTGTGCTTGTTATTTGAGAACGCCTACAACTGACTAAATCTACACCCATAGCATTCGATGTTCTTTGACAACCAACATCTCTAACACCGGTTTCTGGTAATGGTGTAATAACTTGTGTACTGTTAAACGCTGATTCCGTTTTTACGGCTAATAAATTACTAAAAGAAGCGCCGGAATTATTAGCAATGACTTGCTCTAAACCACCGTTTGCAATAGACATAGCTTCGATACGCTCTGCTCCTGCGCCAGACATTCGTAATGACTGCGTTGAGTTAACGGCTAGGGCAATCCCTATGATAGTCATAATAACTAGAACTACTAGAGATAGAAACAAAACTATACCTCTCTGTTTTTTTATAGAAATACTCATCTAGTTCCTTATTAAAACAGGGTTTTCTAAAACGACAGTAGTCGATAACACTTTTCGCCTAAAATTATCATTAAAGGGATTTATCTGCTTGTCACCCAGCTGATAAGTTGTTTGATTATCATAGCTATCATCAGCTTGAGCGGAGCGCACTAATATATATATTTTCACAGCAACTAACCTTTGTAATGTTTCATTATCCCACACTGGAGTTGTCACATCTGCGGCTGGGACATAAGTATCTGGTGTGTTATCGCCATTATTGTCAAATCCATATAAAAAACGAATATTCTCTATTCCTTCGACAAGTTGTTCATCATTTTTCATGCCGGTATTCGTTAGTGTTTTACGACTTAAAATCGGAACACCATTCTCAATATCAATAAAATAAACATGATGTTGGTATTCCCAAACTCTAGAATTCACCAAATTAGTAGCAGGATCAAGGCCATTAAAAAATATAGCTTGGGTTGATGTGGTTGATACAGAAAATCTTGTGATATCGCCTACGGGGCTATCACTTCCATCCCCGAATCCAATACTTGGGCCTATAAAACGTTTTATTTGAATAACATCAGTATTAGGGGCAACCGTTGCAGCTGATAAACACGCAAAAGGAGTTGTACCGCTTAAACCATTTTCATAACCCCATAAACGCCTAAAATGGGCTGGTTGATTGCTAGGTAAACTCGCATTGTTTAAGCCTGCACCAATACAGTCATCAGCAATAGGAATGGTGTTATTTAATGTAGTATTAATGCCAAGAATAAATTCAGAACCCGTCATATCACCGAAAAAACCCAGCTGAGAAATATCACGTTCCATTATTGCCAATGCAATACGACCATTTTCTTGAAGCTGATTATATTGGCTCGTTGTAGTGACATTGGTTGAGGACATGCTAAACATAGTAAAAATGCCAGCAGATAAAAACAAACTAATAACCATTGCCACCATTAACTCAACAAGTGACATACCCGATTGTGATCTTCTGTGAATTTTATTAAAAGCTATCATTTAAATAATCACTGTTTGTATAGAATAAATTCGACGTTTATCACTTGCTGTACCGCATGCATTTACATCACCAGAATCGCTAGAGCTTCGAATAGCCTTCCAAGACATAGTAACAGTGACAATATTACCATTAACGTTAATACAGCCTGTTGCAGTATCTAATCCACCTACATTTTTAGTATTAATGACTTCTGAAGTCCCTATAAAAGAAGACTGCCATTCAAAAATATCCCACTGGGCCATTTGACTTGCACTACAAAATACAGTCGCTGAATCGCATCGCTGACTAACAGCACTAGGAGTACCGGAATAAGGGGAACCATTTGCATACAGTGCTAATTGAGCACTGTTTAATCTCATACGATTTATCATGTCATTAGCATAATATGATGCTTGGGTTTGCTGAAAAGACTCAAAACTACCCTGTTTCGACATAATGTGAAGATTAAAAATCCCAATAAGGCCTATCACTAAGATAACCAGTGAGACCATTACTTCAATTAAGGAAAATCCATTCCTTTTGCATGACATGAGCGTAAAACCTCCAGATAAAATCAAAAGTAGATATTTTCACTCTTGAATATCGATATTTTATACAGCACAACTATTAAACCAGTCTAAACATTTAGCATAGATAATAACTGACTTAAATGTAATCAGATAGTATCAATTTTGTATGATTAATAGAACAACATATTTTATCAGTATTATACTCGGTTTACTTTGTAAGCACAAAAAACCCGCAACTTAAATTAAGTTGCGGGTTAATATTTATAGATGATTGAAATTACTAACGTAATTCAGCTGGAACTGCAAATACAGTATCTTCTTTACGGCCTTCAACTTCAGTAATAATACTCGGTGCAAGTTTAGCTATCGCGTTAACAACTTGTTGCACTAAAACCTCAGGCGCTGAAGCACCAGCAGTTACTGCTACTTTTTTCACACCATCAAACCACACAGCCTCAACGTCAGCAGCGGTATCAACGAGATAAGATTGCGTACCTGTTTTTTCAGCCAACTCACGTAATCGATTTGAGTTAGAGCTATTTTTAGAACCGACAACAATCAATAAATCGACTTCGGAAGACATACTACGTACAGCATCTTGTCGATTTTGCGTCGCGTAGCAAATATCATCCTTACGCGGCCCCTCAATTGAAGGAAAGCGCTTTTGCAATGCAGTAATAATATCTAAGGTGTCATCAACAGAAAGTGTTGTTTGAGTGACAAAGCATAAGTTGTCTGGATTATTGACCTGAAGATTATTAACATCCTCTGGAGACTCAATAAGATAAACACCACCTTTAGGATTATCATATTGTCCCATAGTGCCTTCAACTTCTGGATGGCCTTCATGACCAATCAAAATGCACTCAATACCTTTACGACTTGCACGAGTCACTTGTAAATGTACTTTTGTCACTAAAGGACAGGTTGCATCGAAGACTTTTAAACCACGATTTTTAGCTTCTTTACGCACAGCTTGTGATACACCGTGAGCACTAAAAATAACAATACTGTTGTCTGGTACTTGGTCAAGTTCATCAATAAAAAGAGCACCACGCTGTTTTAGGTTTTCAACCACATATCGGTTATGTACCACTTCATGGCGTACATAAATTGGTGGTTCAAATAACTCTAAAGCACGCTCAACAATACTGATAGCACGGTCAACACCGGCACAAAAACCACGAGGGTTGGCCAATAAAATACTCAGTTCTGGAGACGTCGGATCAACTTTTAGCATGTGATACCTTTTTTACTCAGTTATGACACTAATAACTTCAAGTTCAAACGTAAGCGTGCGTCCTGCGAGTGGATGGTTTAAATCGACGGTAATTGAATCACCAGCAGTATCGCGAACGATACCCGGTATTTCACTGCCACCAGGACCCGCAAAACTCACAATAACACCGTCTTCAAGCTTCATATCTGCAGGAAATCGACTTCTGTCCATATAGTGAATCGCATCAGGGTTTGACTCACCAAAAGCGTCTTTTGCCGCTAAGGTAAATGCGTGCTTATCACCTTCTTTCAAGTCTTTTAGTTCGTCTTCAAAAGCCGGACTTAGACTACCGTCACCAATATTTAAACGTGAAGGTTTGCCAGATGATTTTGTACTGTCGGCTGTGGACCCGTCTTCCAGTACAATATTCATATGACATATTAATGAATGACTGTCTTGCTTATTTAAATCTGTCACAGTTAATCTTGCTCCTTCGATGGCTTTGCGTCGGGTCTAAATGATTCCCAAATGATCAGTACCGCACCAATAAAGATGCCTGCATCGGCAATATTAAATGCAGGGTAATGGCTGGTATTCCAGTAAAAATCGACAAAATCAATTACAAAACCATGCATTAAACGATCAACCAAATTACCTAATGCGCCGCCAATAACTAAGGTAAAGGCTAAATTACTGCGCCATAACGAATAAGATTGTTTACGCAACCATATTGTTAACAAGGTACTAAAACCAACCGCAATAATGGTAAACAACCAACGTTGCCAACCTCCTGCTTCACTTAAAAAACTGAACGCTGCACCGTAGTTTCGCACGTAAGTGAAGTTAAAAAACGGCAAAAGCTGTATAGACTCATACAACTCAAAATTAGCCAGGACCCATTGTTTAGACAGCTGATCGGCTAAAAACACCAATGCAGCTACCCAATACCAACGTAAGCCACTGTCTTTCCATGTTAATGGCACAGTACTCATTATCAATGTTTCCTTAAGCGAATTCGCGTTTCTCGCCTTCACCTTCAATATTGGTCACACAGCGTTGACACAATGTTGGGTGAGCTTCAATAGTGCCAACCTCTTCACGATAGTGCCAGCAACGCTCACACTTCTCGGCTTCACTTTTGGCAACCACTAGTTTAAGCGAACTTAATTCGGTTTCGATGGCATCGCTACCCGCTTGTGACATATCCGCCACGGCTGCTTTAGAGGTAATAAGAATAAATCGTAACTCATCACCCACTTTAGCTAACTCAGCCGCTAAATCAGCATCGGCGAACAATGTCACTTCAGCTTCTAATGAACCACCAATACGTTTATCACGACGCGCTTGTTCGAGTACTTTGTTAACTTCGTTACGGACAGTTAATAGTTTCTCCCAATAATCATCGCTTAAATCACTTTCAAGAGTGACGGCTTCTAAGCCTTGATACCATTCTTGGGTAAACACATACTTTTCACGTTTACCGGGTAACAATTGCCACACTTCATCAGCGGTAAAGCTTAAAATTGGCGTCATCCACCGAACCATTGCCTCTGCAATATGATAAAGCGCAGATTGACAGCTACGACGTGCATGCCCTTCTTGCTTCGCG
This region of Shewanella livingstonensis genomic DNA includes:
- a CDS encoding PilW family protein, which codes for MIAFNKIHRRSQSGMSLVELMVAMVISLFLSAGIFTMFSMSSTNVTTTSQYNQLQENGRIALAIMERDISQLGFFGDMTGSEFILGINTTLNNTIPIADDCIGAGLNNASLPSNQPAHFRRLWGYENGLSGTTPFACLSAATVAPNTDVIQIKRFIGPSIGFGDGSDSPVGDITRFSVSTTSTQAIFFNGLDPATNLVNSRVWEYQHHVYFIDIENGVPILSRKTLTNTGMKNDEQLVEGIENIRFLYGFDNNGDNTPDTYVPAADVTTPVWDNETLQRLVAVKIYILVRSAQADDSYDNQTTYQLGDKQINPFNDNFRRKVLSTTVVLENPVLIRN
- a CDS encoding PilX N-terminal domain-containing pilus assembly protein, translated to MKKQRGIVLFLSLVVLVIMTIIGIALAVNSTQSLRMSGAGAERIEAMSIANGGLEQVIANNSGASFSNLLAVKTESAFNSTQVITPLPETGVRDVGCQRTSNAMGVDLVSCRRSQITSTAQFGRDNLGSLTVAAGVEQQVIAGN
- the ispH gene encoding 4-hydroxy-3-methylbut-2-enyl diphosphate reductase gives rise to the protein MSILLANPRGFCAGVDRAISIVERALELFEPPIYVRHEVVHNRYVVENLKQRGALFIDELDQVPDNSIVIFSAHGVSQAVRKEAKNRGLKVFDATCPLVTKVHLQVTRASRKGIECILIGHEGHPEVEGTMGQYDNPKGGVYLIESPEDVNNLQVNNPDNLCFVTQTTLSVDDTLDIITALQKRFPSIEGPRKDDICYATQNRQDAVRSMSSEVDLLIVVGSKNSSNSNRLRELAEKTGTQSYLVDTAADVEAVWFDGVKKVAVTAGASAPEVLVQQVVNAIAKLAPSIITEVEGRKEDTVFAVPAELR
- the fkpB gene encoding FKBP-type peptidyl-prolyl cis-trans isomerase — protein: MNIVLEDGSTADSTKSSGKPSRLNIGDGSLSPAFEDELKDLKEGDKHAFTLAAKDAFGESNPDAIHYMDRSRFPADMKLEDGVIVSFAGPGGSEIPGIVRDTAGDSITVDLNHPLAGRTLTFELEVISVITE
- the pilV gene encoding type IV pilus modification protein PilV, which translates into the protein MSCKRNGFSLIEVMVSLVILVIGLIGIFNLHIMSKQGSFESFQQTQASYYANDMINRMRLNSAQLALYANGSPYSGTPSAVSQRCDSATVFCSASQMAQWDIFEWQSSFIGTSEVINTKNVGGLDTATGCINVNGNIVTVTMSWKAIRSSSDSGDVNACGTASDKRRIYSIQTVII
- the lspA gene encoding signal peptidase II, giving the protein MPLTWKDSGLRWYWVAALVFLADQLSKQWVLANFELYESIQLLPFFNFTYVRNYGAAFSFLSEAGGWQRWLFTIIAVGFSTLLTIWLRKQSYSLWRSNLAFTLVIGGALGNLVDRLMHGFVIDFVDFYWNTSHYPAFNIADAGIFIGAVLIIWESFRPDAKPSKEQD